In the genome of Hydractinia symbiolongicarpus strain clone_291-10 chromosome 5, HSymV2.1, whole genome shotgun sequence, one region contains:
- the LOC130644787 gene encoding U4/U6 small nuclear ribonucleoprotein Prp4-like isoform X1, whose protein sequence is MASVGNVEQVTDKKTHTISGSLSLRNRYKMSSSDEEDGPVVKKQRLFYGSLEDQERERLAREEKERLAAEELLRAQGSETSESDSDVDEDGNKKKKKKKKKKEQAEDDESDEDSAINKAIKAGNINISQGDTLEMNTDATAERQQELMAEFEKRKAKRSINVSTDDGMVKARLRELGHPICLFGEGPAQRRDRLRDLLSVFEQFLPGFSSQIDEDVKEEEEDKESSEVWYHEGPASLKVARLFIAEYSLPKARDRLVCIKANAKNAEAELAVKTQEIHRKARSLVNFCSQIGDSRPLSYCQFSPDGKLLATASWSGLCKLWSVPDGNEVRILKGHNSRVGGVIFHPRSTIDLETSVTNLVSCSADGVIQLWNLEDDVPLGNIEGHDERVTSIAYHPSGRFLGTTCFDKSWRLWDLEVQTEVLHQEGHAGEVYKICFQNDGALAATAGFDARGLVWDLRTGRNIMALEGHLKKVLAIDFHQNGYQIVTGSEDQKCMVWDLRKQKCVYTIPAHNNLISHVKYCENSIVTASFDGLAKVWSSPSWAPLKTLSGHEQKVTCVDVSNDGNYIVTASFDRTFKLWGPEFLI, encoded by the exons AAATAGATATAAAATGTCTTCCTCAGATGAAGAAGATGGACCTGTAGTCAAAAAACAGAGACTTTTTTATGGTAGTCTTGAAGATCAGGAGCGAGAACGGCTTGCGCGTGAAGAAAAGGAACGTCTTGCTGCAGAAGAACTACTGCGTGCACAAGGAAGTGAAACAAGCGAAAGTGATAGTGATGTGGATGAAGACGGGaataagaaaaagaagaaaaaaaagaagaaaaaggaaCAAG CTGAAGATGATGAATCTGATGAAGACTCTGCAATTAACAAGGCAATCAAAGCTGGAAACATTAATATCTCTCAAGGTGATACACTGGAAATGAATACAGATGCAACGGCAGAACGACAGCAAGAACTTATGGCAGAGTTTGAAAAGAGAAAAGCTAAGCGTTCAATAAATGTGTCCACTGATGATGGGATGGTTAAAGCTCGCTTAAGAGAATTAGGACATCCAATCTGTCTGTTTGGTGAAGGACCCGCTCAAAGAAGAGACCGTTTAAGAGATTTACTTTCAGTCTTTGAACAGTTTTTACCTGGCTTCTCATCTCAGATTGATGAAGACGTTAAAGAGGAGGAAGAAGATAAAGAATCTAGTGAAGTATGGTACCATGAAGGCCCCGCCTCCCTTAAAGTAGCTCGTTTATTTATTGCAGAATATTCGCTACCTAAAGCCAGAGATAGATTAGTTTGCATCAAAGCCAATGCTAAAAATGCAGAAGCTGAATTAGCTGTGAAGACACAAGAAATTCATCGCAAAGCTCGCTCGTTAGTCAATTTTTGCAGTCAGATTGGCGATAGCCGACCATTGTCCTATTGTCAATTTTCACCTGATGGAAAGCTTTTAGCTACAGCTTCGTGGAGTGGACTCTGTAAATTATGGTCTGTACCTGATGGAAACGAAGTTCGGATTTTAAAAGGTCACAATAGCAGAGTGGGAGGAGTAATTTTCCATCCAAGATCCACCATAGATTTAGAAACTTCTGTTACAAATTTAGTTTCGTGCTCAGCGGATGGAGTCATACAGCTATGGAACCTGGAGGATGATGTACCCCTGGGTAATATTGAGGGACACGATGAAAGAGTAACTAGTATTGCATACCATCCTTCCGGTAGGTTTCTTGGTACCACTTGTTTTGATAAATCATGGAGGTTGTGGGATTTGGAAGTGCAGACAGAAGTTCTACACCAAGAAGGTCATGCAGGAGAAGTttacaaaatttgttttcaaaatgatGGAGCCTTAGCTGCAACAGCAGGATTTGATGCCAGGGGGTTGGTATGGGATTTACGGACTGGTCGAAATATTATGGCATTAGAAggacatttaaaaaaagtgctAGCTATTGATTTTCATCAGAACGGTTATCAGATTGTCACTGGTAGCGAAGACCAAAAATGCATGGTTTGGGATCTGCGGAAACAAAAATGCGTATATACAATTCCAGCTCATAATAACCTCATCTCCCACGTTAAGTACTGCGAGAACTCCATAGTTACGGCGTCATTTGATGGCTTGGCTAAAGTATGGTCAAGTCCATCATGGGCACCGTTGAAGACTTTGTCAGGACACGAACAGAAGGTTACTTGTGTTGATGTATCTAATGACGGAAATTACATTGTTACTGCATCTTTTGATAGAACATTTAAATTATGGGGACCAgagtttttaatataa
- the LOC130644787 gene encoding U4/U6 small nuclear ribonucleoprotein Prp4-like isoform X2 has translation MASVGNVEQVTDKKTHTISRSLSLRNRYKMSSSDEEDGPVVKKQRLFYGSLEDQERERLAREEKERLAAEELLRAQGSETSESDSDVDEDGNKKKKKKKKKKEQAEDDESDEDSAINKAIKAGNINISQGDTLEMNTDATAERQQELMAEFEKRKAKRSINVSTDDGMVKARLRELGHPICLFGEGPAQRRDRLRDLLSVFEQFLPGFSSQIDEDVKEEEEDKESSEVWYHEGPASLKVARLFIAEYSLPKARDRLVCIKANAKNAEAELAVKTQEIHRKARSLVNFCSQIGDSRPLSYCQFSPDGKLLATASWSGLCKLWSVPDGNEVRILKGHNSRVGGVIFHPRSTIDLETSVTNLVSCSADGVIQLWNLEDDVPLGNIEGHDERVTSIAYHPSGRFLGTTCFDKSWRLWDLEVQTEVLHQEGHAGEVYKICFQNDGALAATAGFDARGLVWDLRTGRNIMALEGHLKKVLAIDFHQNGYQIVTGSEDQKCMVWDLRKQKCVYTIPAHNNLISHVKYCENSIVTASFDGLAKVWSSPSWAPLKTLSGHEQKVTCVDVSNDGNYIVTASFDRTFKLWGPEFLI, from the exons AAATAGATATAAAATGTCTTCCTCAGATGAAGAAGATGGACCTGTAGTCAAAAAACAGAGACTTTTTTATGGTAGTCTTGAAGATCAGGAGCGAGAACGGCTTGCGCGTGAAGAAAAGGAACGTCTTGCTGCAGAAGAACTACTGCGTGCACAAGGAAGTGAAACAAGCGAAAGTGATAGTGATGTGGATGAAGACGGGaataagaaaaagaagaaaaaaaagaagaaaaaggaaCAAG CTGAAGATGATGAATCTGATGAAGACTCTGCAATTAACAAGGCAATCAAAGCTGGAAACATTAATATCTCTCAAGGTGATACACTGGAAATGAATACAGATGCAACGGCAGAACGACAGCAAGAACTTATGGCAGAGTTTGAAAAGAGAAAAGCTAAGCGTTCAATAAATGTGTCCACTGATGATGGGATGGTTAAAGCTCGCTTAAGAGAATTAGGACATCCAATCTGTCTGTTTGGTGAAGGACCCGCTCAAAGAAGAGACCGTTTAAGAGATTTACTTTCAGTCTTTGAACAGTTTTTACCTGGCTTCTCATCTCAGATTGATGAAGACGTTAAAGAGGAGGAAGAAGATAAAGAATCTAGTGAAGTATGGTACCATGAAGGCCCCGCCTCCCTTAAAGTAGCTCGTTTATTTATTGCAGAATATTCGCTACCTAAAGCCAGAGATAGATTAGTTTGCATCAAAGCCAATGCTAAAAATGCAGAAGCTGAATTAGCTGTGAAGACACAAGAAATTCATCGCAAAGCTCGCTCGTTAGTCAATTTTTGCAGTCAGATTGGCGATAGCCGACCATTGTCCTATTGTCAATTTTCACCTGATGGAAAGCTTTTAGCTACAGCTTCGTGGAGTGGACTCTGTAAATTATGGTCTGTACCTGATGGAAACGAAGTTCGGATTTTAAAAGGTCACAATAGCAGAGTGGGAGGAGTAATTTTCCATCCAAGATCCACCATAGATTTAGAAACTTCTGTTACAAATTTAGTTTCGTGCTCAGCGGATGGAGTCATACAGCTATGGAACCTGGAGGATGATGTACCCCTGGGTAATATTGAGGGACACGATGAAAGAGTAACTAGTATTGCATACCATCCTTCCGGTAGGTTTCTTGGTACCACTTGTTTTGATAAATCATGGAGGTTGTGGGATTTGGAAGTGCAGACAGAAGTTCTACACCAAGAAGGTCATGCAGGAGAAGTttacaaaatttgttttcaaaatgatGGAGCCTTAGCTGCAACAGCAGGATTTGATGCCAGGGGGTTGGTATGGGATTTACGGACTGGTCGAAATATTATGGCATTAGAAggacatttaaaaaaagtgctAGCTATTGATTTTCATCAGAACGGTTATCAGATTGTCACTGGTAGCGAAGACCAAAAATGCATGGTTTGGGATCTGCGGAAACAAAAATGCGTATATACAATTCCAGCTCATAATAACCTCATCTCCCACGTTAAGTACTGCGAGAACTCCATAGTTACGGCGTCATTTGATGGCTTGGCTAAAGTATGGTCAAGTCCATCATGGGCACCGTTGAAGACTTTGTCAGGACACGAACAGAAGGTTACTTGTGTTGATGTATCTAATGACGGAAATTACATTGTTACTGCATCTTTTGATAGAACATTTAAATTATGGGGACCAgagtttttaatataa
- the LOC130644789 gene encoding actin-binding protein WASF3-like — protein sequence MFQTFFRCKHSCTVEDSIMPVVKRLVEPIHCSRTPIPKGVKNDLEAVSVNTLSGIILQLSSLARHAEGIFAELFIEANSIHQRTVSVQQRIEQLSIKVTKLDSAGEEISLQEINMQKAFKMTIHADQQVISRQTMPQAMMDSYARCDQTPDLNRLTKFRHDDKEALKFYTDPSYFFELWKEKMSAEFEKRRKKRKREHRGKKRDIVKKEVKGVKKKDVAKNIPDWEIQGGKQGNAVVSATPEPVDTTLSPAHSDKSDTSQRSSQLLSPRRQSTKRASNASSIGRPSTAPPPPPPEGSRHSVSPVSPPPPPPLPGQNSKPMSPPPPPPPSIQSPVSQFPPPPPYEVPSPADASLPPPPPPPPPTVGPPPPPPPGVMPPPPPTPTGGAGGAVTGNLLQSVALRSAPAPEPVVDPRNDLLSAIRHGMNLRQTQQVTKEERKEIGMGNDVASILARRIAVEFSDSDDSDFSDDGDWSDD from the exons ATGTTTCAGACTTTCTTTAGATGTAAACATAGCTGCACAGTAGAAGATTCAATAATGCCAGTGGTAAAACGGCTTGTAGAGCCAATTCATTGCAGCAGAACGCCTATTCcaaaaggtgttaaaaatgaCTTGGAAGCAGTCTCAGTGAATACCCTGAGTGGAATAATTTTACAATTGAGCAGCTTAGCAAGACATGCCGAAGGAATATTTGCTGAGCTGTTCATTGAAGCAAACAGCATTCATCAAAGAACTGTCAGTGTACAACAGAGAATTGAACAGCTGAGTATCAAGGTGACTAAATTGGATTCTGCAGGGGAAGAAA TCTCGTTGCAAGAAATCAACATGCAAAAAGCTTTCAAAATGACAATCCACGCAGACCAGCAGGTGATATCAAGACAAACTATGCCACAAGCAATGATGGACAGTTATGCAAGATGCGACCAGACGCCTGACCTAAATAGGTTAACCAAATTCCGACATGATGATAAAGAAGCTTTGAAGTTTTACACAGATCCTTCTTACTTTTTCGAGTTATGGAAGGAGAAAATGAGTGCAGAGTTCGAGAAGAGGAGAAAGAAAAGG AAACGTGAACACAGGGGTAAGAAACGTGATATAGTGAAGAAAGAAGTGAAAGGGGTGAAGAAAAAAGACGTGGCGAAGAATATTCCAGATTGGGAGATTCAAGGTGGGAAACAAGGCAATGCTGTGGTTTCAGCTACACCGGAACCAGTCGATACCACTCTCTCTCCTGCTCATTCTGATAAGTCGGATACTTCTCAGAGATCGTCCCAACTTCTGTCTCCACGACGTCAATCAACCAAGCGAGCATCAAATGCATCGTCTATCGGTCGTCCAAGTACAGCTCCACCGCCACCACCACCTGAAGGTTCAAGGCATAGTGTTAGTCCTGTTTCTCCTCCCCCTCCACCACCTCTACCTGGTCAAAACAGCAAGCCTATGTCACCACCGCCTCCACCCCCGCCGTCGATACAATCTCCAGTATCTCAATTCCCACCTCCACCCCCATATGAAGTTCCCAGTCCAGCAGATGCTTCACTGCCACCACCCCCTCCACCGCCCCCTCCAACTGTAGGTCCACCACCTCCTCCACCTCCGGGTGTTATGCCGCCACCTCCACCTACGCCTACAGGTGGAGCGGGAGGAGCGGTAACAGGAAATCTCTTGCAGAGCGTTGCTCTTCGTTCTGCTCCTGCTCCTGAACCGGTAGTCGATCCTAGAAATGATTTGCTTTCTGCAATTCGCCATGGAATGAATTTACGCCAAACGCAACAAGTCACTAAGGAGGAGAGAAAGGAAATAGGAATGGGTAATGATGTTGCTTCCATTTTGGCAAGACGTATCGCTGTTGAGTTTAGCGATAGTGATGATAGTGATTTCAGTGATGATGGCGACTGGAGTGATGATTGA
- the LOC130644790 gene encoding uncharacterized protein LOC130644790 — protein sequence MGSNKKPVIYYENWILKKEGVKTWVSYWAVIRGKWLQFFEKISNTDKLELRKTLELTKKVQCSLVKRNKKRFPFSLNNGLGVYYIKCESELERYHWIFSILTASLEKPKTELPPKVPISMAEIVAFEKGKTKENSTPKNSPTKVPTAAADIHNKRRQKYAIRSENRQKRKAAKRAKQLGLDVENATNNNETGLYKTASSAELRRTQKIKLNEADELKKYRSLEVLKENSKKTTLPQLAREVRKDCTIRERSNSFEVKAIVHSPTKISMMGDQNFAYEDEEEDDIAVHRHIPIVLNDEQLLPNMIISEVSDSESDVDSENTAETSINSRNSFFSSSNTFISTVDDDEWVQNGSRGRPDSSSNIPGTKDSLTVGPLSEQRRPLSTGSLSPKRPLTPNRSRPTTPKSPAHFSRFMINDATFSNA from the coding sequence ATGGGAAGCAACAAGAAACCTGTGATTTACTATGAAAACTGGATTCTAAAAAAAGAAGGAGTCAAAACTTGGGTGTCATATTGGGCAGTTATCCGTGGTAAATGGCtgcagttttttgaaaaaatcagtAACACAGACAAGCTGGAACTACGTAAAACTTTAGAGCTGACAAAAAAAGTGCAATGTTCGttagtaaaaagaaataaaaaacgtttCCCATTTTCTTTAAACAACGGGTTGGGAGTTTATTATATAAAATGCGAATCAGAACTTGAGCGCTATCATTGGATATTTTCTATTTTGACTGCATCCTTAGAAAAACCGAAAACAGAATTACCACCAAAAGTGCCAATAAGTATGGCAGAAATAGTTGCATTCGAAAAAGGCAAAACGAAGGAGAACAGCACGCCAAAGAATTCACCTACGAAGGTGCCTACAGCTGCCGCCGACATTCATAATAAGCGCCGACAAAAATATGCAATTCGTAGTGAAAATCGTCAAAAAAGAAAAGCAGCTAAACGCGCGAAACAACTTGGTTTGGATGTTGAAAACGCTACAAATAATAACGAAACTGGACTTTATAAAACAGCCTCCTCCGCAGAGTTACGACGAACACAGAAAATTAAGTTAAACGAAGCTGACGAGTTGAAAAAATATAGAAGCTTGGAAGTACTTAAAGAAAATTCGAAGAAAACAACACTACCACAGTTAGCAAGAGAGGTACGAAAAGACTGTACCATACGTGAACGATCCAATTCGTTTGAAGTAAAAGCTATAGTACATTCCCCTACAAAGATTTCCATGATGGGAGACCAAAATTTTGCTtatgaagatgaagaagaagacGATATAGCAGTGCATCGTCACATACCCATTGTACTTAACGACGAACAATTGCTTCCTAACATGATTATAAGTGAGGTGTCAGACAGCGAGTCAGATGTGGACAGCGAAAACACAGCCGAGACGAGTATCAACAGTCGAAACTCGTTCTTCTCCAGTAGCAACACATTTATATCAACTGTTGACGATGACGAGTGGGTGCAAAACGGCTCTCGTGGCCGACCTGATTCGTCTTCTAATATCCCAGGTACGAAAGACAGTCTTACAGTAGGTCCTCTGTCGGAGCAACGAAGGCCACTGAGTACAGGAAGCCTTAGTCCAAAGAGACCCTTAACACCAAATCGTAGTCGGCCAACAACACCTAAATCTCCAGCTCATTTCTCAAGATTTATGATTAACGACGCTACTTTCTCTAATGCATGA
- the LOC130644785 gene encoding PC3-like endoprotease variant B, with amino-acid sequence MRQSKVKLIYIVLVVTSIQGVFTSPAHRKNAKTVKDGTIRVSHEDRDNRYSKKINFNARQLSKRDKEYLAKLEDSLQSKEGKILFTNSWAVQLDPAEVAQADRIAEKHGFENLGQIGNLEGFFHFKHKKAKRISKRSLHGHSRKLVEEKKVLWAEQQHLLDRRRKDGMPSDPKFLEQWYLNNRGQSTGPPGVDLNVLPVWKQGITGRGVVVSVLDDGVDHNHPDLRDNYDQKASYDFNDMDSDPKPRDSDPDNCHGTRCAGEIAAAANNSICGVGVAYDANIGGVRMLDGQATDILEGSSLSFQSNYIDIYSNCWGPKDDGKTFGKPGRLAQEALMRGALEGRNARGNIYVWATGNGGLTDDDCNCDGYTTSIYTISIGCISDHGLSAYYTELCSSTLAVTFNGGSHREKEENKMITTDLHNKCTDEFKGTSSSAPLAAGVIALTLQANPNLTWRDVQHLIVNTAQVTSPVDEGWMDNGGGFHFNHKFGFGRLDAAKMVEAAKNWKTVPKQRICSGPSSNSVQEIPAGGTLSITIDTISCEGSEKEITKLEHVTLTISFQHRRRGDVSIDLFSPMGTRNEMLSTRRYDDSDKGLHDWTFMTVHNWGENPKGVWTLNVTDNILSLTSKGFNLNGYLQHDTSKQEPDVEDLEEEVIDDEKKMKDLEERKKKKNKQKDTTGGNSALDVPYPDGVRKRSKIHTYQIKTDDLDEDKNLLDTDEQINEMLHDSEKKTVVTGSNDGELSIESTEGYGNNNGDISAVEGERIFDSAENIFGKSAVSEGQDIDQNNQVYGYDRNFEEIKKNRDKSATKRTGLSYQDPRVQVQEETGSQRVQVSNGFQEPFLPALSSNGRVSSGQLLEWSLVFYGTGPEEEDN; translated from the exons atgcgACAATCAAAAGTAAAACTGATATATATAGTACTTGTCGTTACATCGATACAAGGTGTATTTACGTCACCGGCTCATCGTAAAAACGCGAAAACGGTAAAAGATGGAACTATACGAGTATCGCACGAAGATAGAGATAACAGATATTCCAAAAAGATAAACTTTAATGCACGACAATTGTCAAAAAGAGATAAAGAATATTTAGCCAAATTAGAAGACTCTTTACAAAGTAAAGAAGGCAAAATTTTATTCACAAATTCTTGGGCTGTTCAACTAGATCCTGCGGAAGTTGCTCAAGCTGATAGGATTGCAGAAAAACATGGCTTTGAGAATCTTGGTCAG ATTGGTAATTTAGAGggcttttttcattttaaacacAAAAAGGCAAAACGCATTTCCAAACGTAGTTTACATGGACATTCAAGAAAGTTAGTTGAAGAAAAAAAG GTATTATGGGCCGAACAACAACATTTATTAGATCGCAGAAGAAAAGATGGAATGCCTTCTGATCCTAAATTTCTCGAACAATGGTATTTG AACAATCGAGGACAATCAACCGGTCCTCCTGGCGTAGACTTAAACGTCTTACCTGTGTGGAAGCAAGGCATAACTGGTAGAGGGGTTGTGGTCAGCGTTTTAGACGACGGTGTTGATCACAATCATCCAGATTTGAGAGATAATTAC GATCAAAAAGCAAGCTACGATTTTAACGACATGGATTCTGATCCGAAACCACGTGATTCCGATCCAGACAACTG TCACGGTACTCGTTGCGCCGGAGAAATAGCAGCTGCGGCAAATAATTCCATTTGTGGCGTTGGTGTGGCGTATGATGCAAATATTGGCG GTGTTCGCATGTTAGATGGTCAAGCAACTGACATCCTAGAAGGAAGTTCTTTAAGTTTTCAATCGAATTACATTGATATCTATAGTAACTGCTGGGGACCAAAGGATGATGGGAAAACATTTGGTAAACCGGGTCGACTTGCTCAAGAAGCGCTTATGAGAGGAGCACTTGAG GGTCGGAATGCTAGAGGTAATATTTACGTTTGGGCAACTGGTAATGGCGGATTAACAGACGACGATTGCAATTGTGACGGTTATACGACGTCTATATACACCATATCTATCGGATGTATAAGTGATCATGGATTGTCAGCATATTACACGGAGTTGTGTTCGTCTACACTAGCTGTAACCTTTAACGGTGGCTCACACAGAgagaaagaagaaaacaaaatg ATCACAACTGATCTCCATAATAAATGTACAGACGAGTTTAAAGGTACTTCATCGTCAGCGCCATTAGCTGCCGGTGTTATAGCCTTAACCCTTCAAGCCAA CCCCAATTTGACATGGCGTGATGTACAACATCTAATTGTAAACACTGCGCAAGTCACTAGTCCAGTGGATGAAGGATGGATGGATAATGGCGGAGGTTTCCATTTTAATCATAAATTTGGATTTGGACGATTAGATGCAGCGAAGATGGTTGAAGCTGCCAAAAATTGGAAGACAGTTCCTAAGCAACGCATTTGCTCAGGGCCTTCTAGTAACTCTGTCCA GGAAATACCAGCCGGTGGAACTCTCTCAATAACCATCGACACAATTTCCTGTGAAGgaagtgaaaaagaaattaccaAATTAGAACACGTCACTTTAACGATATCTTTTCAACATCGGCGTCGTGGTGACGTTAGTATCGATTTGTTTTCTCCAATGGGAACCCGCAATGAAATGTTATCAACTCGTCGTTATGACGACAGCGACAAAGGTCTTCACGATTGGACTTTCATGACGGTTCATAATTGGGGAGAAAACCCGAAGGGAGTTTGGACTTTAAATGTTACCGATAACATACTATCACTAACAAGTAAAGGATTCAACTTAAACGGATATTTACAACATGATACAAGTAAACAAGAACCCGATGTGGAAGATCTAGAGGAAGAG GTGATAGACGACGAGAAGAAGATGAAAGATTTAGAAGAAcgcaagaagaagaaaaataaacaaaaggaCACAACAGGAGGTAACTCTGCTTTAGATGTACCGTATCCAGATGGTGTTCGGAAGAGAAGTAAAATACACACATATCAAATCAAAACAGATGATTTAGATGAAGATAAAAATTTATTAGACACag ATGAACAAATCAACGAGATGCTTCATGACAGCGAGAAAAAGACTGTTGTAACTGGCAGCAACGATGGAGAGTTATCTATAGAGAGTACAGAGGGGTATGGAAATAATAATGGCGATATTAGCGCTGTAGAAGGAGAAAGAATATTTGACTCAGCAGAAAATATATTCGGTAAATCAGCTGTTTCTGAAGGACAAGATATAGACCAAAATAATCAAGTTTATGGTTACGATAGAAACTTTGAAGAGATTAAGAAAAATAGAGATAAAAGCGCTACTAAGAGGACTGGGTTATCCTACCAAGACCCCAGGGTACAGGTACAAGAGGAAACCGGGTCCCAACGTGTACAAGTTAGTAATGGTTTCCAGGAACCATTTTTACCAGCACTAAGTTCAAATGGTAGAGTTAGCTCAGGACAATTGTTGGAATGGAGCTTAGTATTTTACGGAACAGGTCCGGAGGAAGAAGATAATTAA